In the genome of Arachis stenosperma cultivar V10309 chromosome 6, arast.V10309.gnm1.PFL2, whole genome shotgun sequence, the window CTCGGAAACCTCCAGCACATGGCAAATTAGCAGCAAATTGGGAGGGACCTTTCCGAGTTCTCCAGAATCTCGGAAAGAGGGCTTACAAACTAGAAACTCTTAAAGTAGATCGACTTCCAGGAACATGGAATGTCTCCTCCCTAAGGGAATATTAATCATGATACATGCTGTAAATTCACGAATGATGGTATTCTTTTTTTCCTTCGAAGGTTTTTTCCCAAACCACATGGGTTTTACTCAAAGAGGGTTTTAACGAGGTCGGACGCCACAAACTATTATACAAATGTCATTTGTATTGTAGGCAAAACATTTATGTTATCATCATAAACTGGCATATACTTCAGTCAACAACAGTCAAAATAATCCGAGTTTCATACTCGAAAACCAAAATACATATGCCGAGCATAGTTCTTAGAAAACATTCAAACTACAAAAGCAAGTCAAGTTTTTTCATAAAACTGCCTTATCACCTACACTAGAGCTCTCACTCTCCTCATCGATAAACCTCATAATTCACAAATCGGCCATTAACAACCTCTTTCATTGCAGAAACATCATTGCTAGTGCAAAACAAAACCATACTGCTATTATAACTTTGCCAAACAACatatcttataataaaaaaaggCCAAATAGTCACAATAAAGCCGAGCTTTATACTTGGAAAACAACAACTTACGAATGAGAATAATACTCGAAAATGTCCAAAACACGAAACAAACAAATATACCTGAAGAAAACTACTAACACCAGCTTGACCAACCTCATTGATCATTTTCATATCATCCAAGAAACAGCAGAGCTCGTCAGCCATCGTACTAAAGGGATAAAGCTTCGCCCACAACGACCTCCCATGCTCATTCTCATCATACCCATGAAGCCTCTTCTGCGACTCGTAAGCAGACTCAACCATTTGGAGAATCATGGAAGAGTCACCTTTGCCCTCCAGTACCTCGGCAGCATTACCCTTCGCCTGACCCCTCTTACGCTTGGGCTTCTAAACAGGCCCATACTGAACAGCGGCAGCAGCAGGACCTTTCCCCACATTGCAAGAGACTTCTTTTTCACCTTTCTTGCGTTGGTTGAAAAAAGACTTCAAACCCGTTGTGGTAATAGTGGGAGCCTTCTCGGCTGCAAAACAAAAGCAATCAACTCAAAATCAGGAAGAATATCTCAtaacaagaaagaaagaaatacgGTAAAACAAGTTACCTATATGATCATACACAGTCTGTCTATCAGTATCCCATTTCAACATCTCAGCAACCGACAACAAACCCTTCGGACCCAATGACTTAAATAAGAAGTCCATCATAACATTATCATCAGGAAGCCTATCATCTATGTCTAGCACTTGATATGGCTCAGGACACCAGGACAAGGGAAACTTCTCGACTAAATGTTCATTCAAATAAAAAGGAAATTCCTCGGGTACACTTCTAACTTTAACAAACATAGATTTAAAATCTTTGAACAAAGATTTATAAAGACCGAAAATGGCTCGACGTGGATAGCTACTAAGGTTCATCCACAAACCACGACCCACCCCTTAGCCTGAAACAACGAGAAGAAAAGCCTAAGAGACGGCAAGTGACCTAATAACTCCATCAATATCTCAAAGGCCCGAACAAAATCccaggaattagggtgaagttTGGTTGGGGCACAGTTCAACCAATATAAAACCCCACACTCAAACTCGGTAAAAGGCAGTTTGACTCCTAACTCAGTAAACAGACAGCTATACATGTAAAAGAAGGACCAATCCTTCAACCGGTCACAGACTCGGTCCTCTTTACCACAGGGCAACAACTCTATCCTAATGTTACTACCTTTCCTGACCCACAGATCCGACCCCAACAACCTTACTGACTCGCCGTCATCAAACTACGACGCATATCCCTTCACCCTGGCATCTACCCAACCACACGCATCACCCCCATCACAGTTCTCCATCATAggcaaagaaagaataaaacacaaagtagaaaaaaatacaaatcaaCACTGACCTTTGTTAGTCATTTTTAGATAGGAATTGAAACCAAATTTCTTTTCTCCAGGAAACACCAACagaatatgaaaaaaaaaaagaaaggtaATAAAAAGTAACCTTTGCAACCCAAACGGTTACTAAACCTATCACAATTAATCCTGgtcataaaaaaaaaagcattaaATGACTTCAAAATTCAACGGACAAGGGTGTCTGGGAAAGCGGACCACGTTTCACGTCAATCATGTCAACCGGCGTGAAAtacaaagtaaaaaataaaCACACAAAAACGTTTCAGAATTTCTACACAACCAAGCCGATCTTGGGGGCTGTAAGGAACATTTACAACAACAAAACCCAGCGACCGAGGTTCGCGACATCCCTAATTCAAAAGCTCGCCTTAGTCCTGTCCAAACCAAGGCAAGTTTGGGGGCTATGATACGTTACCACTATCTTCGGCCGCCAGGAAAGCTCGGCACGTGAGCAGATAAAATCGGCCTCGCACATTTAAAGATGAGAAACGTGCTTAACAAACCTAATCACCAAAATAGAATATCATAACCAACCTACTAACTCGGACTTATCCACAATAAACGGGTAAAACAGCTTCTATAAAGCCGAGCTAATATGCTCGGCTAAAGGCAGattctatttttagttttcatatTCATTTTATTACTCTCACTCAAAATTATCACTAACTTAAACGTCGGAGTATTTTTTGTAGGTATTCCCACTACGGTTTTTGGTTCTGACCGACGTATAGCTCTTCCTTTCTGCTGACAACTCGCTTGGAAGTGCTTAAACTCGTCCACCTCGGACGAATCAAGTTGCATTATCAATATGTCTATTAATATACtaacataaataaaagtgctGGTTAAAAAGAGTATTGTCTCTCTAAGAAAAGTTTAATTTGCTTCTAAGTAATAACAGTTTCATTTTTCAATAAAAGGTTGGAAATGAAAAAGTAAGGTGTGTCCgctttgtattttctttttttttctttttgatttttttaacaataaaataataaattttatttttatttttatttctgtttCTTGATTTACATCTTAttttataaagtttaaaaaataaaaaatataaaatacaaaatataaaaagagaAGCAAAAAGGACTCATTATTTGCCATTCTTTTCCtaatgtttttctttttaactactgttattttggttttgatttttggtTTTGCTAGTATTTATTATTGTTTACTATCCTTATATCATATAATAAACGAAGAATGCGTTGGATCTGTTCTACTTTTGTAAAGTGAAGAAAGAACCTGAACCTCCCTTTGATATCCATCCTCATCATGAATGTGATGAAATGAAATGGTTCAATTATATTCCCGTCTTTCACTCCTTCAATCACTTTAAAACTTTTTCTATTATGATTAGTATATTTTCTTAGGTACTGATCAAGCTCATTCTACACTAATATCCATGGCATCACTTTTTCAAGTTTAACAAGAAGCTATGCTGCACGAATGCTCATCGTATGAAAACGAAACaagatataatattaaatatatggatattcgaattttaaaatttgtataagATATAGGAAaatgacatatatatatatatatatatatatatatatatatatatatatatatatatatatatatataaaagttaagATATAATAtgaaacaatatatatatttaatattttatttatattaaaatataaatttatttttaattattttttatatttttaaattataaaaaatataaaaaatattttttattttaataaataataatatgtaCTATTTTTAAATGTATTTCTTAAAAATAAGGTTAGATGTTGACACGTAATAGTATTTAAGTGTATTTaagtatatttaatttaaaaaaaaaatttatcttttattaagaCACAGTTGAATGCAAAAAATACTGTGTATTAAATGAATATCGTATctaaaatatatctaatatagCGATAGAACAATTCAATATAGTGTTCATATTTCATAAAGAACAATATAGTATATATGGCTAGGAATCGgcttttttatgaaaataaaattaaatcctATCATTCATGATAAACAAACTTTAATGAATATGTAGAGTTTTCCACTGTGTAGTATAATGTAGATGATATATTGTTTAAAtccataaaatatatatttttaatttttaatatttttaaaataatttttaacgtttaattttatttaattttatcactaatattttaaaataaattttaatattaaattaaaataaattaaatattaaaaataaataatgtaaaagATTCAAAAACATTAAGACaaaatatattactttttatttagtttttgaTGGCATGCCGCATGCAGAAATATGAAATTAGTAGACAGTAGTGACTAGCTACAATGAGGTGCAAACTTTGAAACGAAGTTAGAAGGCAATTATTATAGCCACAAGGTGGATGTAGTACGCGTGCAATTCAGATCCATCACACCCACACtaactttattataattatattatatacttAATTAACACACACAACATTGGATAACACTCTTTTTTAAATTCGTCCTCAAAATATGAAATTAgttatatatattagttattAGCAGATAGAACCTAAGTTAATTAgttcttttattaattaaatgatGATGTATTATGTTAAATATCACGTAATATGATAATATGATAAATTAATATTACATATCATAAAATAATTAGATAATATATCAAATTAGTATATCACGTATTACCTGATATGTCATACATTTATTTAGGATCAAATTAATATCTAAAGTACATATGTAAATTAAGTTCttatattaaattattctttgtaaattgatcaatttttttagttttaagaatgaaaatgatttatatatgtattcttaaaaatttatatatgtattttttagagacgattttgagtattaactcaATATATGACATATGTGACTAATTTgatatattaactaattatctTATGATATATGACATTAAATTATTACATTATCATGTCACGTAATACTTAACGTGATACATTATCATctaactaacaaaaaaaatttaatttataatttattttttagagactaatataactaatttaatttttttaaaattaattaaaaaaataaataattttatatatatatatatatatatatacaaatttgACTATTAACCCCACTAAATATATAATAAGTAATACCTAGAAATACCTACTTATCTAGAGTGAGGACTTGTTTCATATAATAACCGGCAAATTAGGTCAGAGTGTAAGAGCAATGCACTTGTAGCCATGCCATGCATGTGAATTGGTAAAAAACTAATAAGATACATATAAACAGcatttattcaattttaatttgatgCACGAAAAGCACGTGTGAATAGGTTAATGGGAATAAAAGGAATTTGTTGGGGGCGGCGTGCGGATGAGTGGTGGTGGCATCAGTGGAGGATCACCGTCCTAAGCTTGCGCCCACCACTACTTTCATCCTATGATGTATGGACATTGACACAGACACGAGACACAATACAATACGGAACACGCGgatacataaattttaaaatcttataagaCACAGGGACACGGCATATATATagaatataaagtattttttagataaattacaataaatttttgatattttattactgttaaaatataaaataatttttttaattatttttaatattttttaattatataaaaatatttaaaatattttttgttttaataaataataatatatattatttttaaactcatttcaatgatatatgttaaaaataagaTTGAACATGTGGATACGTGATTTAAGTGTGTCTAAGTgtatctaaaaattttttttttattttttattaaaacataATTAGACATACATATCGAATAACTGTCAACAAATATCGTATCCAAAACATGCGGACACGACAACTCAACAAAATATCCGTACTTGATAGCTTTCATCTCTCTTTTGCCATTTGCCAATTAAATTGGACAATAATACCAACGGCTAAATCTTATTAATATTCATTCCATATATAACAAGGGacgttattttttatttttaaataagatTTGCTATTTTTGTACGGAATAAAAATTAGATTAGCATTTCTTACTTTATCTCCACGTATATTTAGTTTGCCACATTGATTTTGAATTGagcataaaatatatttttcttggTCAGTAGTCATAAATAATGACAAAAAAGCAATTTGCTTATCTATCTATCtacttaatataattttttattattcatgtcaatatattttagttcagaataatatatatataaatcatcCGAATTATTATTACCTAGTTATGCTTAAGATAATAGAGGTGGTCAAATAACAATGGAGCTTCATGcccataaaaaataattattataactCACGATAAAAAGTTTAGTTATattagtatatgacattatcACAATCATAATAATTATCTGTTGAATTATTAAgtgtttaaatttattttatgattatttttactatttttgtttaataaagTAATTAGTTCTGCcttttgttattaaaaaatacacAAGGATGTGAATTacacttttttaattttaatatgagGGTAGCTTTGGTGTATTCCATCGATATGGAGGTGTGACGTCAATTACAGGAGTGTGGGGGCTGCGAAGtgaaatcggacggtccgatttgggGGTATgtaatcggacggtccgattacTGGCGTGGATGGTGAACAAATCGGACCATCCGATTTGCGCACCATGGCCACGCGTCGAGCATGCAGGAACTCAGGGAGTGGACCCCTTCTCACATTGGAGTAAAATCCCAGCCTTCCATCTAGTGCCCCACTTCGTTCCTCTCTCACTCTCAAACCCTTCTATCTCTTTCAAAATCCATTTCCTTTCTTCCATTGAAGCTTCAGTAGCAAAAAAATTCAAGGAGGGGGACCAAGTTGAACAATGCCAAGGAGACGAAGAACAAAAGATGTGAATCGTCCAGAATTACACATTATTAATTATCTTGATCAATCTAATTATgtaagtttattttattaaattaatttttttaatttaaataataataattagattACATGCAATTTTTATAATTAGTGAATGTATGCTGTTAGTTAGTTGGTTCAAGTGTTAGAGTTGTGTAAATATAATTAGTGAACTAAGTGACATTAATTTATTTATCCTGAACgaggtattattattattattattattattattattattattattattattattattattattattattattatagtgaCCGTTAGTTTAGGTTTAGTTTAGTAAGTTAAACTAGTTTAGATAGTTAATTACtgtaagaataataataatgtggTTAGTTAGTAGAATAATGTATGGttgttaatttaatttctatatGTGCCCGtacaagaataataataataataatatacaagAAAATAGTGGGGAATCagttatataaatataaattagataTTATTAATAGTTATTACTATAAACCAAATAggatttagtttagtttagatATTGGAGTTAGAattaacaaatataattttatattgcTGTCGAGTAATAAtaattagatttaattttaaatttatttgagtttaaCATTCATTCATTTTATCTATTTACATTAAACGAATGGAAATCGTTATTAAGAAAAGGTTAGGATGTAGATATTAGAAAATATAGCTTTCATGgaaataatagtaataaataGATGTTAATTTTAGTTTCATTTAAGGTTTATTGATTATGTTATGTTGCTTATATGATAATGAGAATGCAAGAATGTTAAATATGGTATGTTAATTAAGCATGGTTATATTTGATTAATGTGATATATGGCTATGTTTTGTAGGCTTCACGAATGTTAATATGCGATCATTATATGCCACCGGATCCATATAATCCAATTGTGGAGGGACATTTGAGGGAGACTGGATTTTATTACGTTTCGCAGATTGGAGTTGTCCAATGTCAATCGGCATTGGTTAATGCTCTGATCGAGAGATGGCGGCCCGAGACGCATACTTTTCATTTTTCAATTGGCGAGTGTTCTGTGACGTTGGAGGATGTTGCGGTAATTTTTGGGCTTCCGACAAATGGTCTTCCAGTTACAGGACCGACTATGAGTAGTTATGAGGCGTTAGAGGTCGAATGCCTCCATCATTTTGGTATTGCACCCAGGAAGACAGAATGTAGAGGAAGTTTTGTAAAGTTGACTTGGTTTCGGAGACTAAAAGAACATATAGTCTTAGATAATGATATTCAGGTTTAGAGGTATGTAAAGTGTCACATAATGTTATTATTTGGGACCATTATGTTTGGGGACAAGTCTGCGGCAGGAGTGCACTGGAAATTTCTGCCGTTGCTCCGTAACTTTGGCGGGATTAGAGAATTTAGTTGGGGTTCGGCATGTTTGGCGCACTTGTATAGAGCATTGTGTAGGGCTACTCGTGTCAACTGCAAGGAGATTGATGGACCGCTGACCCTTCTGCTTACCTGGGCTTGGATTCGTTTACCATTTCTCTCGCCTATACCAGGCAATCCTCGAGTCTTTCCGCTTGCTAATAGGTAAGTTCAAACATCATCTGCTTTGAATAAGTGCATCACCTTTTAATTGAGAGTTTTATCATAAGTTGTTTATGATGGGTTGTTTGATGTCAGATGGCGTAATTGGGACCGTGATGAACGGGCTTATAGATATCATTCTCTAGCGCACTATAGGAGGGTATTGGACGATCTGCAGGAATGACAAGTATGTGATATTCAGTTgtctttatatttttcattAGAAGTATTATTATCTGGTGTGTAATACTCTGTTATCTTCAATGTGTTCAGTTTGTTTGGGAGGCTTATGCAGTTGAGCGCATTGAGGCGGGTCTGATTCCGGCTGACATCCTCCACCACTCGGTTATTTGGAGTGCAACCGTGCCGCTGATCTCTTTTGAATGCATTGAGTGGCATGCATCTGATAAGTTGAGGAGACAGTTTGGTTTGAGTCAGGGTGTGCATCAGCAAGAGCGGAACCTAGGACATGCACATGGCGAGGTGTTGACTGGACCTAAGAATGAAGATTGGTCCGCTGTGCATTCATTCTGGGTCATGCAATGGACGAATCGGTATAGTCACATTCTTTCTGATCCACTGGTTCCATTACATAGTCCCTTGGATATTTACATGCAATGGTATCGGGGGGCATAAGGTGCCCACTTGCAATTGACAGATCTCGCATTTCAAGAGAATCTAGAGGTGCCCACTTGAACGACCGCTGATGGCTCTTTGTGACACATGGCCTCAAACCATATGGGCAAAGCTTCATACGAAGCTTCCCACCCGCCGAAAATTGACTCCACTGCCTTCTGCTTTGCTAACCAGGCTTTCCGATAACTTACAGTGTAATTAAACTTCGACTGTACCTCCGCAATGACTGATTTTACTTTTATAGATGGGTCAACTTCTACCAACGGCTTAATTGCTTCTGCAATTGTGTCGGAACCCAATTTGGAATGATCTTGAGAAATGCATGCTCGAGTACACGTGTGACTACCATTGTACCTCCTTACCTCCCAGCAGTACTTTCGGGACATTTTACTCACCCTGATCAGCCAGTCACAACCGGAACCGTACTGTGTACATTTAGCATAGAATGTTGTTGGCTCCGACTCGTACACCCGATAATCTACGCCTCGACGGATTGTATAATCTTTCATCGTCTTAATCACTGCCTCCCTAGAATTGAATTCCATCCCCACCATAAATTCACCATCCGCTACAACAGTAAGCTCTGCTACATTCACACCAAAAATTATGTACTCTAATTAATAACTATAAATTGgtcatataaatataaataagtagTTAAATacataagaaataaaaaatcaaccaaaaaaCTAAACGCTATTTACCGTAGTTATCATAACCGAACCGGtcataattaaatcaaattattaaattataagaataaaattaagctgaacaaaaaaaataaataataacacaATCAATATCAATATACCAATGTCGGAATCGGTTTGGTTCGAACCGGTCCGGCTTGGTTCGAACCGGTCCGGTTTGGTTTGAGCCGGTCCGGTTTGGTTTGAACCGGTCCGATTTGACCCGAACCTAGCCTGTTCGTCATGCTAACTGATAAATCTGTCATATTATT includes:
- the LOC130933793 gene encoding uncharacterized protein LOC130933793, producing the protein MDDRVLLKIYYHGQILLQTAEGVKFVCENPLDIIIPFTLSFEEFKGVICEKMDSQICRRISCILYRNPVSVFGGFVQFQIKYVTDEASMQDMFSVYMETRSHISFIELYIEFEQSETNRNIEMENYNSDSEEEFESNYECLDPGGDGDLAEDTMQANVADVANALVNQHPFVEPTFMRSLDLEAMHTPEFPEYMNADLSVSMTNRLGSGQIGPVQTKPDRLKPNRTAELTVVADGEFMVGMEFNSREAVIKTMKDYTIRRGVDYRVYESEPTTFYAKCTQYGSGCDWLIRVSKMSRKYCWEVRRYNGSHTCTRACISQDHSKLGSDTIAEAIKPLVEVDPSIKVKSVIAEVQSKFNYTVSYRKAWLAKQKAVESIFGGWEASYEALPIWFEAMCHKEPSAVVQVGTSRFS